In a single window of the Metopolophium dirhodum isolate CAU chromosome 2, ASM1992520v1, whole genome shotgun sequence genome:
- the LOC132939734 gene encoding zinc finger protein 585A-like, which yields MSVEHTDEHMEKQSSHIFNSYVKLVRLSKEDIERNTANNHKKENTSTLLNQWNTPNGLIKQEHIEDTNEIYEATIDHTSWQSTTVQTFGINVKIEPTDEVEVKTEQENRIRTITEGNTAFSNYMESVNLNELICQICHDNFDNYEEYIIHTNLIHKSKPFVCQVCNAKFILNGHLNIHLVEHVNNVCMLNSSASPSKIQSSSKSNLTINPNRNYKNSKSTSKLAKKCYNTNTSVNVSNNFIQNLSVTDSNTTFQKNKCKAFKCVNCVFATESETKFLNHHDICSNTSKDSSRFYKCNLCIKTFTTRSGLNGHLKYHTFRSEMVSRRQLALDKQKLKNRIKNSSVKSQKYVFPKIANFNRSHKCKDCNKHFSTRSKLNIHYKQHRQQMICNKCHKKFLLKKNFEKHLLSHTNVKMLNGISNDTSFNESNSLQDQNAIKSTGDKSEYQNILKNEKLFHCSYCNKSYKSKQSLSQHNRQHHSRFKLPRRKLKSKTVECNWCSLVITKCNLLRHIKSLHPNINPIKCVHCPMAFKDSPSLKLHMARCHTV from the exons ATGTCTGTGGAACATACCGATGAACATATGGAAAAACAGTCGAGTCACATTTTCAACTCTTATGTTAAACTTGTACGATTATCAAAAGAGGATATAGAGCGGAATACGGCCAA TAATCATAAAAAGGAGAATACGTCAACATTATTGAATCAGTGGAATACTCCTAATGGATTAATAAAACAGGAACATATAGAAGATACTAATGAGATCTATGA agCCACAATAGATCATACTTCATGGCAATCTACTACGGTGCAGACATTTGGGATTAATGTGAAAATTGAACCTACTGATGAAGTTGAAGTGAAAACTGAGCAAGAGAACAGAATTAGAACTATAACTGAGGGTAATACTGCATTTTCAAACTACATGGAAAGTGTTAACCTAAATGAATTAATTTGCCAAATATGCCatgataattttgataattatgaAGAATATATAAtccatacaaatttaatacataaaagtAAACCTTTCGTATGTCAAGTTTGCAATGCAAAATTTATTCTTAATGGTCATTTGAATATACATCTGGTTGAACATGTTAATAATGTATGCATGTTAAATTCATCCGCAAGTCCTTCAAAAATCCAGTCTTCATCTAAAAGTAATTTGACAATAAATCCAAATAGAAATTACAAGAACTCTAAATCAACCTCAAAATTGGCAAAAAAATGCTACAATACTAATACTTCAGTAAATGTATCAAACAATTTTATCCAAAACTTAAGTGTAACTGATTCCAACACaacttttcaaaaaaacaaatgCAAAGCATTTAAGTGTGTAAATTGCGTGTTTGCAACAGAGTCTGAAACTAAATTTCTTAATCATCATGATATTTGTAGTAACACTTCAAAGGATAGTTCCAGGTtctataaatgtaatttgtgtATTAAAACATTCACAACTCGTTCAGGATTAAATGGCCATTTGAAATATCATACTTTTAGAAGTGAAATGGTTTCAAGAAGACAACTGGCATTAGACAAGCAGAAATTGAAAAATCGAATCAAAAATAGTAGcgtaaaatctcaaaaatatgtttttccaaAGATCGCAAATTTTAACAGAAGTCATAAGTGTAAAGATTGCAATAAACATTTCTCCACACGCagcaaattaaatattcattacaaGCAACACAGACAGCAAATGATATGCaataaatgtcataaaaaatttcttttaaagaaAAACTTTGAAAAACATTTACTATCACAcacaaatgttaaaatgttaaatggtATTTCTAATGACACTTCATTTAATGAAAGTAATTCACTACAAGACCAAAATGCAATTAAGAGCACAGGTGACAAAAgcgaatatcaaaatattttgaaaaatgaaaagttGTTTCATTGTTCTTATTGCAATAAAAGTTACAAATCAAAACAATCTCTGAGCCAACACAATAGACAGCATCATTCTCGTTTTAAACTCCCTCGTcggaagctaaaatcaaaaactgTTGAATGCAATTGGTGTAGTTtagtaataacaaaatgtaactTACTTCGTCATATTAAATCTTTGCATCCTAACATTAATCCTATAAAATGTGTACACTGTCCAATGGCATTTAAGGATTCTCCTTCATTAAAATTGCATATGGCTAGATGTCATACAGTTTAA
- the LOC132939735 gene encoding N-acylneuraminate cytidylyltransferase-like → MTVRNSHWVALFSQLFVLSASVVLFMIPIYLLWSHITYEQNHLSNYKPHVVALILARGGSKGIPRKNLAVIQNTTLLRRSLDTINDCGLFHDVWVSTDDKEIAAEAELAGAKVFHRSAETASDEATSLSAVKEFSMYHQKVDIFAIIQCTSPFMTAEYLTRAYKMAVNQKFESVFSVTRTHKLRWKLNSDGQLQPSNFDVTKRPRRQDWDGEYVENGMFYFTYKNLIVNNKLQGGKLGVVVIPINRSLEIDTQFDLQAARLLAPLLDKPKNLTNRTNEMIKKS, encoded by the exons ATGACTGTTAGAAACAGCCACTGGGTTGCACTTTTTTCTCAATTATTCGTTTTATCTGCAAGTGTGGTTTTGTTTATGATTCCAATTTATCTACTCTGGAGTCACATAACTTATGAACAAAATCATTTATCTAATTATAA GCCTCACGTGGTAGCTTTAATATTAGCTCGAGGTGGTAGTAAAGGAATACCGAGAAAAAATTTAGCTGTAATACAAAACACTACACTCCTCAGAAGATCTTTAGACACTATTAATGATTGTGGat tgTTTCACGATGTATGGGTCTCAACAGATGATAAAGAAATTGCTGCTGAAGCTGAATTGGCAGGTGCTAAAGTTTTTCACCGTAGTGCAGAAACTGCTTCGGATGAGGCAACATCACTTAGTGCTGTTAAAGAGTTTAGCATGTACCATCAAAAAGTGGATATTTTTGCTATCATTCAGTGTACCTCACCTTTTATGACTGCTGAGTATCTGACTAGAGCATATAAAATGGCAGTTAATCAAAAATTTGAATCTGTGTTTTCTGTAACGCGAACCCATAAACTGCGTTGGAAACTGAATTCTG aTGGTCAACTGCAACCATCAAATTTTGATGTTACCAAAAGACCAAGAAGACAAGACTGGGATGGAGAATATGTGGAAAATGgcatgttttattttacatacaagaaccttattgtaaataataagctCCAAGGAGGaaa gttGGGAGTAGTTGTGATACCAATAAATAGAAGTTTAGAAATTGACACACAATTTGATTTGCAAGCTGCTCGACTTTTAGCTCCATTACTAGATAAGCCTAAAAATTTAACCAATAGAACTAATGAAATGATCAAAAAGTCATAA
- the LOC132939736 gene encoding transmembrane protein 50A-like: MPMDCMDNVNLGNCLWFEGGSEKRNVFAGMISGLLFAVGWWLIIDGMAVNPSQVPGTYHICGLVGTFSLFMINVVSNSQIRGEAYSGGWFGPRGARSWLFMGFVLGFAALIAACWIFFADFVAAKSSVKPNMTVGLELFFQNAFIFAASLIYKFGRVEDQW, translated from the exons atgccTATGGACTGTATGGACAACGTGAACTTGGGAAACTGTTTGTGGTTTGAAGGAGGCAGtgaaaaaagaaatgtttttgCTGGGATGATATCAGGACTTCTG TTTGCAGTCGGATGGTGGCTAATAATAGATGGCATGGCTGTAAACCCTAGTCAAGTACCCGGCACCTATCACATATGTGGATTGGTTGgaacattttcattgtttat gatTAACGTAGTATCTAATTCTCAAATTCGAGGAGAAGCTTACTCAGGAGGATGGTTTGGACCCAGAGGAGCACGTAGTTGGTTATTTATGGGTTTTGTATTAGGTTTTGCTGCTTTGATTGCTGCTTGTTGGATATTTTTTGCTGATTTTGTAGCAGCTAAAA gttcaGTTAAACCAAATATGACAGTTGGACTTGAACTGTTTTTTCAGAATGCTTTTATATTTGCTGCTTCtctgatttacaaatttggtCGTGTGGAAGATCAAtggtaa
- the LOC132939733 gene encoding hypoxia up-regulated protein 1-like produces MNILFWSSITTQIILLELCLKIVNVHSLTVMSVDLGSEWMKVAIVSPDISEEIALNKESKRKTPSAIAFHNGERTFGKDALTVGVRFPSNCYVYFLDLLGKRIDNPIVDLYKTRFPYYNIIPDPKRNTVLFKHNESGEQFSPEELVAMMLEKAREFAQDNSGQVINEAVISVPGYFGQAERSAMLKAAEIVGIKVLQLINSYTAAALNYGIFHIKSFNEISPMFMMFYDMGAYGTQVSVVSYQLVKSKDRRAHELQPKLTVLGVGYERNLGGLEIQLRLRDYLATKFNDLKFTPNDVTKNLQSMAKLFKEAGRLKIILSANTEHFAQIEGLIDQKDMYIKVTREELEQLCKDLFDKVTLPALKALEASGLTIDHIKQVMLVGAGTRVPRIQDVLVKDLKSGHLLGRSLNTDDAAALGAAYKAAELRNGFKVNTFITKDATMFPIELKFNREKKYESEPIKQVRRILFSYMKPYPQRKIVTFINHKLDFDFTVGYATLNHLDENEIRFLGSLSLDHIKLKGVQNAYSKYEDEESTDPNKINLHFIMDASGILVLENVEFSIGKPVTNDQVEESTLLNILNSIANLFKVRDKFDKDKLSVQNTLENSSGSKLPAVRQTIEVDHEYLFVLPTDDDDLQNVIIKIKKLRLKDLSQLHKEKALHSLLTLIVEVREKLSQPEYTHSATDSETRSISEKLSEISNWLGNDGLNVEAEELEYKYNNLKQIIQPVWDRTFEHIEIPPRLEALSNTLKKSDTFLKKIKNKTLEDSPITQTEIDKLEKLILETTIWRDKQVEEQERLSKYVHPVLSISTIETKHSNIRQKMKYLMTKFINWKLKNQKNQFNVKDDLQYYIDAHKEL; encoded by the exons ATGAACATCTTGTTTTGGTCATCAATCACAACACAAATCATATTACTGgagttatgtttaaaaattgttaatgtaCACAGTTTAACTGTAATGAGTGTAGACCTTGGTTCGGAATGGATGAAGGTAGCAATAGTTTCA CCTGACATTTCAGAAGAAATAGCTCTTAACAAAGAATCTAAAAGGAAAACTCCTAGTGCTATAGCTTTTCACAATGGTGAACGTACGTTTGGGAAAGATGCACTTACTGTGGGAGTTCGATTCCCATCCAACTGTTACGTTTATTTTCTAGACTTACTAGGAAAGAGAATAGACAATCCGATTGTTGATCTCTATAAAACGCGTTTTccttattataacataattccTGATCCAAAAAGAAATACAGTGCTTTTCAAGCATAACGAATC TGGTGAACAATTTTCACCTGAAGAATTAGTGGCAATGATGTTGGAAAAAGCAAGAGAATTTGCACAAGATAATTCTGGGCAAGTTATAAATGAAGCAGTAATTTCTGTCCCTGGTTATTTTGGTCAAGCTGAGCGATCAGCAATGTTAAAAGCAGCAGAAATTGTTGGAATCAAAGTACTACAGCTTATTAACAGTTATACTGCAG ctgCTTTGAATTATGGTATATTCcatataaaaagttttaatgaaATATCTCCAATGTTTATGATGTTTTACGATATGGGTGCATATGGTACTCAAGTATCAGTTGTATCTTatcaattagtaaaatctaAGGATAGAAGAGCGCATGAACTTCAGCCAAAACTTACTGTTCTAGGAGTAGG aTATGAGCGAAATTTGGGTGGCTTGGAGATACAACTACGGCTAAGAGATTACTTAGCAACTAAATTTAATGATCTAAAATTTACACCCAACGATGTAACTAAAAATCTTCAATCCATGGCAAAATTATTCAAAGAAGCTGGACGATTAAAGATTATATTAAGTGCAAATACTGAACATTTTGCTCAA ATAGAAGGTTTAATTGACCAAAAAGATATGTATATTAAAGTTACCCGAGAAGAACTAGAACAGTTGTGCAAAGATTTATTCGATAAAGTTACACTTCCAGCTCTAAAAGCCTTAGAAGCGTCAGGACTAACTATTGATCATATTAAACAA GTAATGTTAGTTGGTGCTGGTACTAGAGTTCCTCGAATTCAAGATGTTTTAGTTAAAGATTTAAAAAGTGGTCATTTGCTTGGTCGGTCTTTGAATACTGATGATGCTGCTGCTTTAGGAGCTGCATATAAAGCAGCAGAACTTAGAAATGGATTTAAAGTTAACACATTTATTACTAAAGACGCCACAATGTTCCCTATTgag ttgaaatttaatagagaaaaaaaatatgagagtGAACCCATAAAACAAGTAAGgcgtattttatttagttatatgaAGCCTTACCCACAACGGAAAATAGTAacatttattaatcataaattagATTTTGATTTTACTGTGGGTTATGCAACACTTAATCATTTAgatgaaaatgaaataagatTTTTAGGTTCTTTGTCACTTgaccatataaaattaaaaggagTACAAAATGCATATTCTAAGTATGAAGACGAAGAAAGTACAGATCCTAACAAAATaaacttacattttattatggaTGCTAGTGGTATATTAGTTTTGGAAAATGTTGAGTTTTCAATTGGAAAGCCTGTTACTAATGATCAAGTAGAAGAATCAactttattgaacattttaaattccatagcaaatttatttaaag ttcgTGACAAATtcgataaagataaattatctGTCCAAAATACCCTAGAAAATTCTAGTGGTTCTAAACTTCCTGCTGTTAGACAAACTATTGAAGTTGATCATGAATATTTATTCGTGCTTCCTACAGATGATGATGATTtgcaaaatgtaattataaa AATAAAGAAGCTTAGATTAAAAGATTTGTCACAATTACATAAAGAAAAGGCGTTACATAGTTTACTTACTCTTATTGTCGAAGTGCGGGAAAAATTAAGCCAACCAGAGTATACTCATTCTGCTACTGATTCAGAAACAAGATCTATTTCGGAAAAATTGTCTGAG ATTTCAAACTGGTTGGGAAATGATGGCCTCAATGTTGAAGCAGAAGAATtagagtataaatataataatttaaaacaaataatacagcCTGTTTGGGATAGAACTTTTGAGCACATAGAAATACCACCGAGATTAGAAGCCCTAAGTAACACATTAAAAAAGagcgatacatttttgaaaaaaataaaaaacaaaactttagAGGATAGTCCAATTACACAAACAGAAATAGATAAActggaaaaattgattttagaaacaACG ATATGGAGAGATAAGCAAGTAGAAGAACAAGAAAGACTTTCAAAATATGTTCACCCTGTGTTGTCAATATCTACAATTGAAACAAAACATTCAAATATTAGACAGAag atgaaatatttaatgactaaatttataaactggaaactaaaaaatcaaaaaaatcaatttaatgttAAAG aTGAcctccaatattatattgacgcaCACAAAGAATTatag